The Methylomusa anaerophila genome has a segment encoding these proteins:
- a CDS encoding ArsR/SmtB family transcription factor, producing the protein MQKSELLKAIAHPVRLCIVRGLIDNQCNVTKMQECLNLPQSTVSQHLARLKSAGIIEGERNGLEVCYKVVNEDVRQIVASIFK; encoded by the coding sequence ATGCAAAAAAGCGAGCTGCTGAAAGCAATAGCCCACCCGGTGAGGCTTTGTATTGTAAGAGGATTGATTGATAATCAATGCAATGTCACCAAAATGCAGGAATGCCTTAATTTGCCCCAATCGACGGTATCCCAGCATTTGGCCAGGTTGAAGTCGGCAGGCATTATCGAAGGGGAAAGAAACGGCTTGGAGGTTTGTTACAAGGTAGTAAATGAAGATGTAAGACAGATTGTAGCGTCAATTTTTAAATAA
- the cobT gene encoding nicotinate-nucleotide--dimethylbenzimidazole phosphoribosyltransferase, giving the protein MKSLESIIRSIEPLNQDSMLLTQQRLDSLTKPPGSLAVLEKMACQLAGIQGKLPITLPNKAILLMAADHGVAVEGVSAFPAEVTEQMVYNFVNGGAAINVLARHANARLILVDVGVKADFPAGLPIRRRKIRKGTDNMRYRPAMERPEVLQALQTGMDMVNELADDGIEVIGLGEMGIANTTASSAITSLLAGKPPAQVVGRGTGIEQKVISQKIRVIEEAVARHKPDPHDVIDVLAKVGGLEIAALAGAVLGAAARRILIILDGFISSAAVLAAYRLCNSVQPYLLASHLSEEPGHAAILQALGLEPCIRLNMRLGEGTGAALGMTLLDAAVKIVNEMATFGEAKVAEAYNAGDKEV; this is encoded by the coding sequence ATGAAATCATTGGAATCTATTATCAGGTCGATTGAACCACTCAACCAGGACAGCATGCTGTTGACCCAACAGCGGCTGGATAGCTTGACCAAGCCCCCAGGCAGTCTGGCGGTATTGGAAAAGATGGCCTGTCAATTGGCCGGTATTCAGGGGAAATTGCCTATAACGCTGCCGAACAAGGCCATTTTGCTCATGGCGGCCGATCATGGCGTGGCGGTAGAAGGGGTGAGCGCCTTTCCGGCGGAAGTGACGGAACAAATGGTATATAATTTTGTCAACGGGGGGGCCGCAATCAATGTGCTGGCCAGGCATGCCAACGCCCGCCTGATACTGGTGGACGTAGGGGTTAAAGCCGACTTTCCGGCCGGGCTGCCCATCCGGCGCCGTAAAATCCGCAAAGGCACCGACAATATGCGTTATCGCCCGGCCATGGAGCGGCCGGAGGTGCTTCAGGCTTTACAGACAGGGATGGATATGGTCAATGAACTGGCTGATGATGGAATCGAGGTCATTGGCCTTGGTGAAATGGGGATTGCCAATACCACGGCCAGCTCGGCCATTACCAGCCTTCTTGCCGGCAAACCTCCGGCACAGGTGGTCGGGAGAGGCACAGGCATTGAACAGAAAGTGATTAGCCAAAAAATCCGGGTGATCGAAGAAGCTGTTGCCCGGCATAAGCCTGATCCCCATGATGTCATTGACGTGCTGGCTAAAGTCGGCGGACTGGAAATAGCGGCCCTGGCCGGAGCGGTGCTGGGGGCGGCAGCCAGGCGGATTTTGATTATTCTGGACGGATTCATATCTTCAGCGGCAGTGTTGGCGGCCTATCGTTTATGTAATTCCGTCCAACCCTACCTGCTGGCTTCCCATTTATCGGAAGAACCCGGACACGCGGCCATTCTACAGGCGCTCGGGTTGGAACCGTGTATTAGGCTCAACATGCGCCTGGGCGAAGGCACCGGCGCGGCGCTGGGTATGACCTTATTGGACGCGGCCGTTAAGATTGTAAATGAAATGGCCACTTTTGGCGAAGCAAAAGTGGCTGAGGCGTATAATGCCGGGGATAAAGAAGTCTAG
- a CDS encoding ATP-binding protein: MIIASFILLYGTVEFLEKKLHPVWWFITVITIGISSIATLAALPFYLRVLPACLFIGAVYCWTGILLLRHAGIQGWGKNITGAAFIILGIHMMDLPFFIEVAWFAPFGFMLDAALRLMIAIGTLIVYFEKTRRDLEVKEKHYRLLAENAVDVIYRYRLAPLAGFEYISPSITKLTGYSPEEFQARADIMRTIVYPDDWPLLEMVMADVAAAVQPLVMRFVHRDGRAIWVEQTLAPLLSEDGSCVGFEGIVRDVSARKALEQDVARLESLNAVGQMAASMAHEVRNPMTTISGYLQIFSRKKEFVNYQGQLNQLLAELDRINQIIKEYLALSQNKMADMRLVQLNTIIESLYPLVTADAVAACKEIVLDLGDIPAVYIDAKEIRQLILNLVRNGLEAMDDTGYSLTLRTYADNDAVVFTVRDQGKGIPQNVLANLGRPFFTTKQNGTGLGLATCYRIANRHQAKIEVDTSSRGTTFIVRFKIPKEI, from the coding sequence ATGATAATAGCCAGTTTCATCCTGCTTTATGGTACGGTAGAGTTTTTAGAAAAAAAGTTGCATCCAGTGTGGTGGTTTATTACGGTGATTACCATTGGTATAAGCAGTATTGCCACCTTGGCTGCTTTACCGTTTTATTTAAGAGTATTACCGGCGTGTTTGTTTATCGGCGCCGTATACTGTTGGACAGGAATACTGCTCCTTCGTCACGCTGGCATACAAGGCTGGGGCAAGAATATTACCGGCGCTGCTTTTATTATTTTAGGAATTCATATGATGGATCTGCCTTTCTTTATTGAGGTTGCCTGGTTTGCACCATTCGGCTTTATGCTGGATGCGGCATTGAGACTTATGATTGCTATTGGCACGCTGATCGTTTATTTTGAAAAAACCCGCCGGGACTTGGAGGTCAAGGAAAAACACTACCGGCTGCTGGCCGAAAACGCCGTGGATGTCATCTACCGCTACCGGCTGGCGCCGCTGGCGGGATTCGAATATATCAGTCCGTCGATAACCAAATTGACCGGTTACTCGCCGGAAGAGTTCCAGGCTAGAGCGGACATTATGCGCACTATTGTTTACCCGGACGACTGGCCGCTGCTGGAGATGGTTATGGCCGATGTGGCTGCCGCCGTTCAGCCGCTGGTAATGCGCTTCGTTCACCGGGACGGGCGGGCCATTTGGGTGGAGCAGACTTTGGCGCCGCTGCTCAGCGAGGACGGCAGCTGCGTCGGCTTTGAAGGGATAGTCCGCGACGTTTCGGCGCGGAAAGCGCTGGAGCAGGACGTCGCCCGGCTGGAAAGTCTCAATGCCGTGGGGCAGATGGCGGCAAGCATGGCCCATGAAGTCAGAAACCCCATGACGACCATCAGCGGCTATTTGCAGATTTTTTCCCGGAAAAAAGAATTCGTCAATTATCAGGGACAGCTTAACCAACTGCTGGCGGAGCTGGACCGGATCAACCAGATCATCAAAGAGTACCTGGCTTTAAGCCAGAATAAAATGGCTGATATGCGCCTGGTCCAGCTAAATACGATTATTGAATCCCTATACCCGCTGGTCACGGCCGACGCCGTCGCTGCCTGCAAGGAAATAGTGCTGGATTTAGGCGACATACCGGCCGTGTATATTGATGCCAAGGAAATCCGGCAATTGATCCTGAACCTGGTGCGCAACGGTCTTGAGGCCATGGACGACACCGGCTATTCCCTGACCCTGCGGACATATGCGGACAATGACGCGGTGGTATTTACCGTCCGGGACCAGGGTAAAGGCATACCCCAGAATGTTTTGGCCAATCTGGGCCGGCCGTTTTTCACCACCAAACAAAACGGGACCGGACTGGGACTGGCAACCTGCTACCGGATTGCCAACAGGCATCAGGCCAAAATTGAGGTCGATACAAGTAGCCGGGGAACGACGTTCATCGTCCGGTTTAAAATACCGAAAGAAATATAA
- a CDS encoding outer membrane beta-barrel protein, whose amino-acid sequence MHSKYSKLLASLLFCAFIMGTGPTALAGPLNHFSQGNTALDYNIKVHNEVDTKNARDTNYEWSITTALSKKFALQYRDTHYDGDVYDGRHRSNHREFNVCYELDPHYQIFVGHTWTSSKNAATGRDMPDRTAVVLGVVGIKELSKKYTLYGILATDGTHVANVEFGLAYKLAKNWELNTTYRHLTVGMGGPANPTMALRSFGIGLTDKF is encoded by the coding sequence ATGCATAGCAAATATAGCAAACTTTTGGCCAGCTTGCTTTTCTGCGCGTTTATCATGGGGACAGGCCCGACGGCTCTGGCCGGCCCGCTCAATCATTTTTCCCAGGGTAATACTGCCCTGGACTACAATATCAAAGTACATAATGAAGTGGACACGAAAAACGCCAGGGATACAAACTATGAATGGAGTATCACCACCGCTTTGAGCAAGAAATTTGCGCTGCAATACCGCGATACCCATTACGACGGCGACGTGTATGACGGCAGGCATCGCTCCAACCACCGCGAGTTCAATGTATGTTATGAACTTGATCCCCATTATCAGATTTTTGTCGGACACACCTGGACCAGCAGTAAAAACGCAGCTACCGGCCGCGACATGCCTGACCGGACAGCCGTTGTGCTGGGAGTAGTGGGGATTAAGGAGTTGAGCAAAAAATATACCCTGTACGGGATACTGGCGACCGACGGAACCCATGTCGCCAATGTTGAGTTTGGCTTAGCTTATAAGCTTGCTAAAAACTGGGAACTAAATACGACTTACCGGCACCTGACTGTTGGCATGGGTGGACCCGCTAATCCTACCATGGCATTGCGGAGCTTTGGCATTGGGTTAACTGATAAATTTTAA
- a CDS encoding AEC family transporter, with the protein MTAQIAAITNQIIIFAILMAIGFIAAKTDIFTKDALNTLSRLIVKIILPALIFSVVAGSGVTAREFLISGRFTMGVVFCFSLLILASVAMSKLCKLEGKSANIYVALLTFGNMGFMGIPLIQAIFKEPVAQVCIAVYTLVDMALLWTFGVYLCSRHQKNSNPLHAVRNMLNPTTVALCIAFIIMLFKIPVPDLLMSTIAGTGGTSKYLTLMYLGGALAYVSVDNIIKKPSILVSTIVKMLVLPVIVYYFLGFFLPQIPRTILTIIVGLPSMTTVAMMATTYQSDDEYATEMIFVTTLASLVTIPIISVVTNMMA; encoded by the coding sequence GTGACGGCACAGATCGCTGCTATAACCAATCAGATTATAATCTTCGCAATACTTATGGCGATAGGTTTTATTGCCGCCAAGACCGACATTTTTACGAAAGATGCGCTGAATACTCTATCCCGGCTTATCGTTAAAATCATTCTCCCGGCATTAATATTTAGTGTTGTTGCGGGAAGCGGCGTTACGGCCAGGGAGTTTTTGATCAGCGGCAGATTCACCATGGGCGTGGTATTTTGTTTTTCCCTTCTTATCCTTGCCAGCGTGGCAATGAGCAAACTGTGCAAACTGGAAGGCAAGAGCGCAAATATCTATGTGGCTCTTTTAACCTTTGGCAATATGGGCTTTATGGGGATACCGCTCATACAGGCAATATTCAAAGAGCCGGTTGCCCAGGTTTGCATCGCGGTTTACACCCTGGTCGACATGGCATTGTTATGGACATTCGGGGTTTATTTATGCAGCCGGCATCAGAAAAATTCAAATCCGTTGCATGCGGTTAGAAATATGCTTAATCCTACTACAGTTGCATTGTGTATTGCTTTTATCATCATGCTTTTTAAGATTCCGGTGCCGGATTTGCTTATGAGCACAATTGCGGGCACCGGCGGTACAAGCAAGTATTTGACACTGATGTATTTAGGCGGTGCCTTGGCTTATGTTTCCGTGGACAATATAATCAAAAAACCAAGCATATTAGTTTCAACGATAGTTAAAATGTTAGTATTACCGGTTATTGTTTATTACTTTTTGGGTTTTTTTCTGCCCCAGATTCCGCGGACTATATTAACAATAATTGTTGGACTTCCGTCTATGACTACAGTTGCCATGATGGCCACAACTTATCAATCCGATGATGAATACGCAACCGAAATGATTTTTGTTACTACATTAGCCAGTCTTGTCACCATTCCAATCATAAGCGTTGTAACGAACATGATGGCGTGA
- a CDS encoding ABC1 kinase family protein: MFGKQLRHINRYREIAAVLVNQGFGYLVEEIDVIPKIPYHERLWIKSSEVTSPDLGERIRIVLQELGPTYIKLGQIASTRPDILPSEIIIHLEKLQDKVSAFPFEQIRSLIKEELGSDIEEIFQEFDPEPLAAASIGQVHMAILKSGQKVAVKVQRPGITANIETDLEILFEIAMAAQNRFQWAKQYQIVDIIDEFSKSLRKELDYTVEARNSDKISGQLKEQKDFYIPNVYWDYTTKKILTTEFLQGIKVSQIDILAQRGYNLSLIANRFAKGIFEQIFVNGFFHGDPHPGNIIVLPQEVIGFLDFGMVGRLGSEMKNCLSSLLIGLKRNDTAELLKAVLRIGIVPPQVDTRQLRNDIELFKDTYYGLPLSRISIGEAITNFFGIAQKHNIRISSDLVLVGKALLTVEGVVKKLDPALSLLDVVEPFGEKLLMERMHPKTIAESIWKIAVDFGELFSNAPQNVKELSTIVNQGRLHLDVSLTETDLFLKHQARISNRISVSIMLLAFSILMGSSIISLSLMGQPPLLWNFPVLEIGFIIAIFMFAWVLYAIIRSGKL; encoded by the coding sequence ATGTTTGGCAAACAACTACGGCATATAAATCGATATCGTGAAATTGCTGCTGTATTAGTAAATCAAGGGTTTGGCTACCTCGTTGAAGAAATAGATGTAATTCCCAAAATCCCCTATCATGAACGTCTGTGGATAAAATCATCCGAAGTGACCTCGCCTGACCTTGGGGAAAGAATTCGGATTGTCCTGCAAGAACTGGGGCCTACTTACATAAAATTAGGTCAGATCGCCAGCACTAGACCAGATATTTTACCAAGTGAAATTATTATTCACTTAGAGAAATTACAAGATAAAGTATCCGCTTTTCCATTTGAACAAATTCGGAGTTTAATCAAAGAAGAACTGGGTTCTGATATCGAGGAAATATTTCAGGAATTTGATCCGGAGCCGTTAGCTGCGGCTTCGATTGGACAAGTTCATATGGCAATATTAAAATCCGGACAAAAAGTAGCAGTAAAAGTTCAACGTCCCGGTATTACTGCCAATATTGAAACAGATCTGGAAATTTTATTTGAAATAGCGATGGCCGCCCAAAACCGGTTCCAATGGGCCAAACAATATCAAATTGTCGATATAATAGATGAATTTTCCAAGTCCCTTCGCAAAGAACTTGACTACACTGTTGAAGCCCGGAATAGTGATAAAATTTCCGGTCAGCTAAAAGAACAGAAGGATTTTTATATTCCTAATGTCTATTGGGATTATACCACTAAAAAAATCCTTACAACAGAATTTCTTCAAGGTATAAAGGTAAGCCAAATTGATATACTTGCACAGCGAGGATACAATCTCTCATTAATCGCCAATCGTTTTGCAAAAGGTATTTTTGAACAGATATTTGTTAATGGATTTTTTCACGGAGATCCGCATCCTGGGAATATTATTGTGCTGCCGCAGGAGGTTATTGGCTTTTTAGATTTTGGGATGGTAGGAAGACTTGGCTCCGAAATGAAAAACTGTTTATCATCATTACTGATTGGCCTTAAACGTAATGATACAGCCGAGTTACTGAAGGCTGTTCTAAGAATAGGAATAGTCCCTCCCCAAGTAGATACCCGGCAGTTGCGAAATGATATTGAACTTTTTAAAGATACTTATTATGGACTACCTTTAAGTCGAATCAGTATTGGCGAAGCCATAACCAATTTTTTCGGTATTGCCCAAAAACATAACATCCGGATTTCATCTGATCTAGTATTGGTTGGCAAGGCGTTGCTCACTGTAGAAGGCGTTGTAAAAAAACTTGACCCTGCTTTAAGTCTGCTTGATGTGGTTGAACCTTTTGGGGAAAAATTATTAATGGAAAGAATGCACCCCAAGACAATTGCTGAGTCCATATGGAAAATCGCTGTTGACTTTGGTGAGCTTTTTAGCAATGCTCCCCAAAACGTAAAAGAGTTAAGTACCATTGTTAATCAAGGGCGTTTACACTTAGACGTATCTCTTACTGAAACAGACCTATTTTTAAAGCATCAGGCTCGAATTAGCAATCGAATATCTGTAAGCATAATGCTATTAGCATTTAGCATTTTGATGGGTAGTAGTATTATTAGTTTATCCTTAATGGGACAACCACCCTTACTCTGGAACTTCCCTGTACTTGAAATTGGTTTTATTATTGCCATTTTCATGTTTGCATGGGTACTATATGCAATAATTCGATCCGGAAAATTATAG
- a CDS encoding HD-GYP domain-containing protein: protein MPYIIKQYCLGDVKPGMKLGRDLLSAEAKVVLLSEHAVLTAALIRKIHEWGFSAIDILEEYGDELFLNLRNDQQYFIAEYLKLVDSIEDAFHKTRYLRQIPIEQINDLAEQTMNSLLSSTAVISFLHIINSKDDYTFRHSVNVAVIAGVIGKWLKWPEKSLHQLVLTGLLHDIGKAMIPVEILNKPEKLSQEEMDFMQHHTIMGYELVKGFNLVCEDVKLGILQHHERLDGSGYPEGLAESQIGQFGKIIAVADVYDAMTSNRVYRNSLSPLFVIQELFNDMFGKLDPSVCAVFISNIRESLVGTTVKLSNGSNAKILFLDRCRPIMPLVQTDDGVYIDLQENTDIEIVEIVF, encoded by the coding sequence ATGCCTTATATAATAAAACAATATTGTCTCGGTGACGTGAAGCCGGGTATGAAGCTGGGACGGGATTTATTGTCGGCAGAGGCTAAAGTAGTGCTATTAAGCGAGCATGCCGTCCTTACCGCGGCACTCATCCGTAAAATTCACGAATGGGGGTTTAGCGCAATTGACATTTTGGAAGAGTACGGGGATGAATTATTTTTAAATCTGCGTAATGATCAACAGTATTTTATTGCTGAATACCTGAAACTTGTAGACTCTATCGAAGATGCCTTTCATAAGACCCGTTACTTACGACAGATTCCGATTGAGCAAATTAATGATCTTGCGGAACAAACGATGAATTCATTGCTGTCTTCAACAGCAGTAATCAGTTTTCTTCACATAATTAATTCAAAAGATGATTATACATTCCGACATTCAGTAAATGTAGCGGTTATTGCCGGTGTAATCGGGAAATGGTTAAAATGGCCTGAGAAGAGTTTGCACCAATTGGTTCTGACAGGCCTTTTACACGACATTGGAAAAGCAATGATTCCTGTGGAGATTTTAAATAAACCTGAAAAACTTTCCCAAGAAGAGATGGATTTCATGCAACACCATACAATCATGGGTTACGAACTGGTAAAAGGTTTCAACCTGGTTTGCGAAGATGTAAAGCTGGGTATATTACAGCATCATGAACGCCTCGACGGTTCGGGTTATCCTGAAGGACTTGCCGAGAGCCAGATTGGACAATTTGGTAAAATTATTGCTGTTGCTGATGTATATGATGCCATGACCAGCAACCGTGTATACCGTAATTCTTTGAGTCCTTTGTTTGTTATCCAGGAATTATTTAATGACATGTTTGGAAAACTGGATCCGTCAGTTTGCGCTGTATTTATTTCCAATATCCGTGAATCCTTGGTCGGTACAACGGTAAAGTTAAGCAACGGATCGAATGCGAAAATCCTATTTTTGGATAGATGCCGGCCAATTATGCCGCTGGTCCAGACGGATGACGGAGTATATATTGATTTACAAGAGAATACTGATATAGAGATTGTTGAAATTGTGTTCTAA
- a CDS encoding Crp/Fnr family transcriptional regulator, whose protein sequence is MGKEGLLNKENYMVPRNDEVSIHVAHSQAEKREIYKFRYRVLAEGMGKFIKKNKQNFGMISDCMDEYSQLLYAQSNLGIIGTLRVMFGNMGQFPQDLTKTFYMEKFQTLVDGSNQTFCLATKLSIEKKYRGSQVLYMLTAKAYEMIRTNHVKFTFTGCNPHLIPLYEQLGFRKFSRNFTDPGYGLLVPLIMVVEDVEHFRAVRSPFYRVARELSNDNQWGQAFLHAFPEAARYINSQLIRKDDLWKIVTKKLGESPLAAVPLLAGLSQDESAVLLHSGVVVTCYEADCLVSPGEVSNEVFILLTGALLTDSAGVQRLIQPGESFGGTGLTEPRPQYATISAAADSEVLVIPRQGFERFCRRQPQAGHQIIRNLRLTMPVGMHPVRLKAVKGGMGRE, encoded by the coding sequence TTGGGAAAAGAAGGGCTACTTAACAAAGAGAATTATATGGTGCCCAGAAACGATGAAGTTTCTATCCATGTAGCGCATAGTCAGGCTGAGAAACGGGAAATCTATAAGTTTCGCTATCGGGTGCTGGCGGAAGGAATGGGTAAATTTATAAAAAAAAACAAGCAAAATTTCGGTATGATAAGTGATTGTATGGATGAATACAGTCAACTACTTTATGCTCAGAGCAATTTGGGTATCATCGGCACACTAAGGGTTATGTTCGGTAATATGGGACAATTTCCGCAGGATTTGACAAAAACGTTTTATATGGAAAAGTTTCAAACACTTGTTGACGGTAGCAATCAAACATTTTGTTTGGCTACTAAATTATCAATTGAAAAAAAATATCGTGGTTCACAAGTTTTATATATGCTTACGGCCAAGGCTTATGAAATGATTCGAACGAATCATGTCAAATTTACTTTTACTGGATGTAACCCACATTTAATTCCATTATATGAACAATTGGGTTTTAGAAAATTTTCCCGTAATTTTACCGATCCCGGTTATGGACTGCTTGTCCCCCTTATTATGGTGGTGGAGGATGTAGAACATTTCCGAGCCGTCCGGTCTCCCTTTTACCGGGTAGCGCGAGAATTATCCAATGACAACCAATGGGGACAAGCATTTCTCCACGCATTCCCGGAAGCAGCAAGATACATCAATTCACAATTAATACGCAAAGATGACTTATGGAAGATAGTGACAAAGAAGCTCGGCGAGTCTCCCTTGGCGGCCGTGCCGTTGTTAGCCGGATTAAGTCAAGATGAGTCCGCCGTCTTGTTGCATTCGGGAGTGGTAGTGACTTGTTACGAAGCTGATTGCCTGGTCAGTCCCGGCGAGGTAAGCAATGAAGTATTTATTCTGCTTACCGGTGCATTACTGACCGACAGTGCCGGCGTTCAGCGTTTAATACAGCCGGGAGAAAGCTTCGGCGGGACCGGGTTAACGGAACCGCGTCCCCAGTACGCGACGATAAGCGCGGCGGCGGATTCGGAAGTGCTGGTTATTCCGCGGCAGGGCTTCGAGCGGTTCTGCCGCCGCCAGCCGCAGGCCGGGCACCAAATAATCCGGAACTTGCGCCTGACGATGCCTGTCGGTATGCACCCGGTAAGACTTAAAGCGGTTAAAGGAGGAATGGGTCGTGAATAA
- a CDS encoding DsrE/DsrF/DrsH-like family protein: MKVLIVGGVAGGASAAARLRRLDEKCEIVLLERGEYISFANCGLPYYVGEVIREKNKLVVQTPAAMKARFNIDIRTLNEVEFIDTAKKEVEITDLRTGRKYREKYDKLILSPGAAPIKPPVPGLDAANVFTLRNIPDTYTIKDFVDSRHPKRAVVIGGGFIGVELAENLAERGVKVTLVELANQILGPIDFEMAALVHQYLKEKGIELYLEDGLKSVSHTDKYSIVSLNSKEEIKTDMIVLGIGVTPENKLAKTADLELGERGAIKVNKALQTSNPDIYAVGDAIEVIDFVNGRPTHIPLAGPANKQGRIAANNICGLYEEYPGTQGTSVLKVFDYTVAATGNNEKTLKRFNIPYGKSFTHSLSHAGYYRGATPVSLKILFSPADGKILGAQAVGFQGIEKRIDVIATAIRAGMTVYDLEKLELSYAPPYSSAKDPVNMAGYVAANILKGDCRVIHWHEMNSLDQRASQVVDVRTPLEFGTGSVAGAVNIPIDDLRQRINEIPRDKDVIVYCQVGLRGYLAYRILVQNGYTKVRNLSGGYKTYSTAMGEQSNRNVYRYEDLLPAAPSAANTTHREDNDGQADVQIDCSGLQCPGPIMQVNNAINSMEPGEILAITATDPGFAADIEAWCRSTGNQLLSINKSVQFIKVYIKKGGKPAKMQEENKMAAANDKTMVVFSSDLDKAIAAFIIANGAAAMGRKVTMFFTFWGLNILRKSESVNVKKNLLESMFGKMMPRGSKKLGLSRMNMGGLGGKMIRYIMGAKNVASLEDLMDQARKQGVRLVACNMSMDVMGIKPEELIDGVEMGGVASYLNAAESADTNLFI, encoded by the coding sequence ATGAAAGTGTTAATTGTCGGCGGAGTTGCCGGCGGGGCCAGCGCCGCCGCCCGCTTAAGACGTTTGGATGAAAAATGCGAAATAGTTCTCTTGGAAAGAGGGGAGTATATTTCTTTTGCCAACTGCGGGCTGCCCTATTATGTCGGTGAAGTTATCCGGGAAAAAAACAAATTGGTTGTGCAAACCCCGGCAGCTATGAAAGCCAGATTTAATATTGATATCAGAACTCTAAACGAGGTAGAATTCATTGATACCGCCAAGAAGGAAGTGGAAATAACCGACCTGCGGACGGGCCGCAAATACCGGGAAAAGTATGATAAGCTAATTCTTTCCCCCGGCGCCGCTCCTATCAAACCGCCAGTCCCCGGCCTGGATGCGGCCAATGTTTTTACGCTGCGCAATATTCCTGATACGTACACCATAAAAGATTTCGTGGACAGCCGCCACCCGAAAAGAGCGGTAGTGATCGGCGGCGGCTTTATCGGCGTCGAACTGGCCGAGAATCTGGCGGAAAGAGGCGTCAAGGTAACCTTGGTGGAATTGGCGAATCAGATTCTCGGACCCATTGATTTTGAAATGGCCGCCCTGGTGCATCAATATTTAAAGGAAAAAGGCATTGAGTTATACCTGGAGGACGGACTGAAGTCAGTCAGTCATACCGATAAATATTCCATCGTATCCCTCAACAGCAAGGAAGAAATCAAGACCGATATGATTGTACTAGGCATTGGGGTGACGCCGGAAAATAAGCTGGCCAAAACGGCCGATTTGGAACTGGGTGAACGGGGGGCGATTAAGGTAAACAAAGCTTTACAGACGTCCAACCCGGACATTTACGCTGTGGGCGACGCCATTGAAGTAATTGATTTCGTCAACGGCCGCCCCACTCACATCCCGCTGGCAGGCCCGGCCAACAAACAGGGCCGGATTGCCGCCAATAACATCTGCGGCTTGTACGAGGAATATCCCGGCACCCAGGGAACTTCGGTGCTGAAAGTATTTGACTACACGGTGGCTGCTACCGGTAATAATGAAAAAACACTGAAAAGATTTAACATTCCCTATGGAAAGTCTTTCACCCATTCCCTGTCCCACGCCGGTTATTACCGGGGAGCGACGCCGGTTTCCCTGAAAATCCTGTTTTCGCCGGCTGACGGGAAAATATTAGGCGCCCAGGCGGTTGGCTTTCAGGGAATTGAAAAGCGAATTGATGTTATCGCCACTGCCATCCGGGCCGGTATGACGGTATACGATTTGGAAAAGCTGGAGCTTTCCTATGCTCCTCCCTATTCATCAGCCAAAGACCCGGTAAACATGGCCGGTTATGTGGCTGCCAATATACTGAAGGGCGATTGCCGGGTCATCCATTGGCATGAAATGAATTCCCTTGACCAAAGGGCTTCGCAAGTGGTAGATGTGCGAACTCCCTTGGAATTTGGCACAGGTTCGGTAGCCGGCGCCGTCAATATTCCCATTGATGATTTGCGACAAAGAATCAACGAAATCCCCCGGGACAAGGACGTGATTGTATATTGCCAGGTGGGGCTAAGGGGCTATCTGGCTTACAGGATACTGGTGCAAAACGGTTATACAAAAGTAAGAAATTTGAGCGGGGGATATAAGACCTACTCTACTGCCATGGGCGAACAATCCAATCGAAACGTATACCGTTACGAGGATTTGCTGCCGGCAGCACCGTCGGCAGCTAACACTACCCACCGGGAGGACAACGACGGCCAAGCCGATGTTCAAATTGATTGTTCCGGCTTACAATGCCCCGGCCCCATCATGCAAGTCAATAATGCCATCAATTCAATGGAACCGGGTGAAATTTTGGCAATAACCGCCACCGACCCGGGTTTCGCCGCCGATATCGAGGCCTGGTGCCGCAGTACAGGCAACCAGTTGCTGTCAATCAATAAATCGGTGCAATTCATAAAAGTTTATATTAAGAAGGGCGGTAAACCGGCTAAAATGCAAGAAGAAAATAAAATGGCCGCCGCCAATGATAAGACCATGGTGGTATTCAGCAGCGACCTGGATAAGGCCATCGCCGCCTTCATCATCGCTAACGGCGCCGCCGCCATGGGCAGGAAGGTAACCATGTTCTTTACTTTTTGGGGATTGAATATTCTCAGGAAAAGCGAATCGGTTAACGTTAAGAAAAATCTGCTGGAATCCATGTTTGGCAAGATGATGCCCCGAGGGTCGAAAAAACTGGGCTTGTCCAGAATGAATATGGGCGGCCTGGGCGGCAAAATGATTCGGTATATAATGGGCGCGAAAAATGTCGCTTCCCTGGAGGACTTAATGGACCAAGCCAGGAAACAAGGCGTCAGGCTTGTGGCCTGCAATATGTCCATGGATGTAATGGGAATTAAACCGGAAGAACTTATTGACGGGGTGGAAATGGGCGGTGTCGCATCCTATCTAAATGCTGCGGAATCGGCGGATACCAACTTGTTCATTTAA